ctgcaattccttgagaagacaagccgaggtttgaatacttcggttatttatttttattgggtttgcttaagtgacaaacaaaatttttgcatgaaaggattctctgttggtttagaaaccatacttacaacgcgatcatatttttatatttctttaccgatagaaaaacCGATCATCATCAGTGCATCACGTGACGCattgtcacgcgtacacgtcggcCACGCGTATGCATCACTGGTCGTTTGTGCCAACGCGCTCGCACGCGtaagccatgcgtgcgcgtcgatccTCGCTGGTCAGCTCCTatgtttcttgtgttccttccaattttgcatgattccttattcctgctctataaagcctgaaaacacttaacacacagatcatagcatcgaatggtataaagcagaattaaaatttgacaatttaaaggcttaggaagcaagttttcaagcatggaacaaaattaggaaggatttataaaaccatgcaatttgtatgaataagtgtgcggagcactgataaaaaccactcaatttagcacaagatataccataaaatagttatttatcATCCACCCACCTCttccttttgctttttcaagcTCTCAAAAAATACAGCCCTAGATAGAAAACTCCTACTTAACCTGCAGCCACCAGGACAGTCATAGAATTTTTAGATGGAGGATGATTCTAACGATCTCGATGACTCAGATTAGAACTATTTAGACGAGTATAAGTAGTGTTATTTACTTTGTTTTGAATATTTTGTCTTATTAGTGGATTGCAATTTAGACGAATATAAGTTTGAGTTTAGTTATTTATCTTATGTTGAATCTTtatgttagaaaattatttatcattttgataagtttgtaaactcattatctaatatttagtataaattttatctttatatttcaaAGCTTATTTACCTCGTTATCTAATActtagtataaattttatttccatatttaaaagtttgtttgcattaattgtctactaatttttaaataaaaaaattaaaaaaacatggCTATGAAAATGGACGGCATTATTGtcgctttttaaatttaaaataaacaaaaggaaataaaatataGATGATGAACTTGttgatattattaaaatcaaTGGCTATTTTATCAATTCTAATGAATCAAATATCGACAGACACGTTgttgatttatataatattatcaaCGACAAGTTTGTTGATTTTGCTAAATAGGTAAAAATCTTAAACTCATATTATAGACGAAAAAGTTGtcaattttattgaaatattttcGACAGTAAACCAAGCCGttgattttattagaattttaaaaattgacaaaTTTAAAAGTGACCGTTTCCGCTATCGATTTTGCCGtcgatttttaatattattgacaACTTTACCATCCATTTTAACGATGTTTCTTGTAGTGTTCAATGCCAAGACCATCCATGTTAAATCATTAAGAAATATAATTGAGACGTGAAAGCGTACCTAAATTCGTGAGTATAATTGAAagagattgattttttttatcttcctcAACGAAAATCTTTTGTCTCCTTGATAGGGTTGAATTGTAACTCCTTttctggaaaaaaaaaaaagctatgaaaGTGGCTTTAATGTGTTGGGGATCAAAACTCTGAaattactatttatatttgagtgtgacatttattaaatcctaaaatctaaataaaatagtatgTCTGTCTTTATTCtattcatttaatttcaaataaaaaataataataacttattcAACTTAGTATTTATGATAATGAATGAAATCACTGTTATACAagtcatttaatatgaaaagctgaatttgtgattataattaatatatgtattatccataaatataataattttctaatttatttgtcTTCTATTCTGTATATTTGAATTGTGTAATGacattgaaaaatataaatattttattcgaTTTATTGCAAACTttagtatataaaatatttaaataatttcaaaaatatcctaccAAACATGCACTTAGAAATTAGAAGTCTGTTTTTTCTGGAAGGACAAGATAATGTAGTAGAAGTAGAACTAGAATGTTGAAAGGAGTTAAGTTTTAAAGTAGTCTCTAAAGTTGCACTCGAGCTTTAAAGTAATcctcaaaattaataattatccaAATTCATCCTCGAAGTTGCACTTCGAGACTCATAGTAGTCCTTGAGACATTTTCCGTTTATCAGAATCTTAGAACGATGTcgtttagagagaaaaaaaagaaaaaagagaaaaaaaagcagCAAACGACGTAATTTTGtgtctattaaaaaaaaacaaaacacaacATGCTAAAGCCTAAAGCCCCACCCTTTCCTGagccttcccttttccttccCCAACCCTTCCCCGAGCCTTCCCCACCCTGCCCTTTCCCTTTCCCTTATCTCACTCACAACTGTAGAGGTAAGTTTTCTTCAACCCTTTCTGTCGCCGGCCTCTATTTTTGTGCCGCGCCAATCATCCTTCCCCAACTTAGTCTTTCACACTCTCAATCTGCTTCTTCTCACCACCACGAGATCGATGTGTTCTTTGACCTTGCCGTCCAAATTTTACATTTTCCCATTGTTTTTAAGAGCTCCATCAACCGCCCCACTCCTCTGTCATTACCGTCATCGCTCTCGAGCTTGCCGCACTCACCGGCGACTCCAAGGCCCACCAACAGCTTCACAACGTGGCAGGCGCTCCAGACTACAAACAGAATGTCTCTCACGGCCAACTCCAGGAGCTCTCCACTGTCCCGGCTGGTAGTCCCTCTCTACTTGTCGCCGTCTGCTCTCTATTCTCCTTTCTGTCTCCCTCTGcatccttcttctcttctctgcgGCCAATGTgagctttttaaaattttttagttatttaatcattattatttaatattttggaTGATTATTGCTGCTGATAATTGTGTTTTAATGTAGTTGCCATGGttgattttttgttgttttttgattctgtaattattgttgtttttttgtgattattgCTATTTAGGTTAATTGATCTTTTCTGATTGTTActgatttttttgtgattttttgtaattgttagttttcttaactctgtgatttttgctgtttttaatgatattgttgttgttgttactatgaaattgaaaaagaagaagaagaacaaccgTATCAAGAAGAGAATTGGTGAAGATAATTGGAgattagtttatatatatatNNNNNNNNNNNNNNNNNNNNNNNNNNNNNNNNNNNNNNNNNNNNNNNNNNNNNNNNNNNNNNNNNNNNNNNNNNNNNNNNNNNNNNNNNNNNNNNNNNNNNNNNNNNNNNNNNNNNNNNNNNNNNNNNNNNNNNNNNNNNNNNNNNNNNNNNNNNNNNNNNNNNNNNNNNNNNNNNNNNNNNNNNNNNNNNNNNNNNNNNNNNNNNNNNNNNNNNNNNNNNNNNNNNNNNNNNNNNNNNNNNNNNNNNNNNNNNNNNNNNNNNNNNNNNNNNNNNNNNNNNNNNNNNNNNNNNNNNNNNNNNNNNNNNNNNNNNNNNNNNNNNNNNNNNNNNNCattgtttttaataaatataaaacaacgTCGTTTCAGTCCAATTCAATTTTTCAGTAGTAAGGATGGACAAAAATTATTTCAAGAACTATTATAAATTTTGGAATATAATTTTAgagacaaatttaaaaaattattaattttaagaattattttaaaactcaaatatAACTTTAAGACTACTTTGAGGCTTTACTCAGAAAGTTAGAGAAAGAATTTTCATTTTGATaaaaagaacagaaaaggaGAATAACGATAAATTTGAAATAACGTGATTGAACATCTGATATAAGCTGACCAAACTATCAAGGATATATAGTAAAGATTGACCATTAGCTTCACGCCTTCACTTACCTTCCCTTCTcatatttttggaaaatttaATTTGGATGTATACTTTGCTCTCGTCTCATTTATGGTGCCCTCGTATATATTATCTCCGTTATCAATGAATTTTCATTCCACTAGCATTGCCATTGTACTACTCTGATCTGCACTAAACGAAGCTAATATAGGAGGCTTTAATTTTGGTTCTGACTTCTGAATTATGTAAGTAGTCCTTTTTATGGCCTCTCTTTATTTGAAGATACATATTAcaataattatgattttttaaactTATCAACTAtaagtattattatttaattattacatAGGTATCATAGAGTTCACCATAAGTAGAAATATATATGTATCTAAATAAgatgaatatttttttgagaGTAGTGTCTGATGATCAAGTAAATAGTAGTCAAATATAAGAacactttttttcttcttctttccctttttttccccttcatctcttctacttcttccaCCAGCaaaatttccttttcttcttccgtCACGTTGTatccttcttattcttcttgaATGTGATAAAATTGGAAATTTGGGATTTTCacttttgaatttgaattgtgTGATAGACGTGACATTAGGTGTTATTTCTTATGGATTAAGAGGAAGAGATTGGGATGAAGAATTTTGTAGAAATGTTTGAAAAGAAAGAGATCAGAATGGAAAATTTTgtttaagagaaaataaaatattgaaaaaataaatataggaTTTTTTGTATTATGCTGGTGAAATTTTTGCATTGTTTTTGTAAAATATCTGTTGGATTTTGCCATAATTTCGGTGTTATTTTGTTAGAAGTGTTGTATTGCTGTGAAAAAGAAGTGGTGTACTAAAAGAACTTATGTATTGTTTTCtgtgataaagaaaaaaagagaggggaaaaagtcaaacaaaataatatatacatttGTATGTAAtgttcaaatttataattagatagTGTTAATATATTTGTCAGGTTCCTTTCATTTACTATTACAAATCTCAGGTCTCGtcattttacattttattttattttttagaatttaactAATAGATGTGTTAAGAACACACGTTGagattattattagtaaaaatttaaaattttttattttaataaatacacaaCATTAAactttacatattttttataaaaaaaattttaattaataattttaacaaaacttTGAGGCCCATATTAACTAAAATCTATGTGACCCATATTTAATATTcacacatatacatatataaatatatactatAAAATTAAGTGGGAATAAAACCTTCAAGTTATGCCTTTTACAAATAATTTTTCGATAAATGTTAGaaataaacattttatttttattaaattagaatttaaaatttaaaatttaatatttaaatttagagttagataaatattgaaaaaaattattagtcatataatatttttaattttaatcactAAATTATAACTGATTTTATGTTTTTGACTTTTTTGTGtcataaacaaaatatatatttagatatctataaaaaaacattaaaatgcATCTCGAAGACAAGTTACAAAAACAAaggttcaaaaattaataaaatttattattttttaccgatatttttagtttattaacagttcaataatatattttaatttatatttttaaatatttttaattaattattagctaaaaataataaattctgttaATTCTCTATAATACTAACAAACGGGAATGACGTTATATGGAATAAAAGTCTCGTATTATGATTTGAATAGGAAAGTAGGATGAAAGAAGGAAAATCACCCCCTTGTTTAAAGAATCCATGAAAGGGAAGAAATGATAcaattatataaaaagaaattagtGAAAATACATATATAGAATGAGAATTAAGGACTTATATCATTTATCTTAAGATAATTTGGTAGAATTTATCGTAATTTGTGTAGGTGGTAACTGATAAGTAACCTTTATTTTCAGCAAAAGTTATTTGGTGTTAtgagaatataaagccaaatgAAAATATACTAATTATCGTGTCACATTCTATTActgtaaaagaaagaaattgtgTGTATGAGATGTAAAACATCCTACTAATaatcacattttatttttattattaaataatatataattaaatctaGGCGTGTTTGTTACTACGAAATAATATATTCAACCTATTGTTTGTTTGGATCTCATTAAAGATTTGTTtgagtaatttaaaaaaaaatcNNNNNNNNNNNNNNNNNNNNNNNNNNNNNNNNNNNNNNNNNNNNNNNNNNNNNNNNNNNNNNNNNNNNNNNNNNNNNNNNNNNNNNNNNNNNNNNNNNNNNNNNNNNNNNNNNNNNNNNNNNNNNNNNNNNNNNNNNNNNNNNNNNNNNNNNNNNNNNNtaattttatatttgtacatctcatacaaaaaaatatttttatctatcaattatatttaggtataataatataaaagtattttttatttatttattatgtgaaaaaaatcttttctttttaaaaaaaatcttttaaaaaaaataaaaattgtaccttctcaaaattttttttatttttcagtatttttatttttattattaaaaatttatcaaatactttaaaaaataaaaaataacctttttattaaaaaataatatttttctatcattttagtcataaatgaataaaaaagcaATATGTAAATATCGCCTTGTGCATGTAATAACTCATTGATCAACGGCAAACTTTTAAATGGAGTTCAGTACTGCGATGAATTAGTCCTTTACTTGCCGGATTGGAGAATACcctaaaaaatcaaaagaaaaagcaatatgtaaagtatatattatttttagattatAATTGGATTAACTTATAATGCAAATTTCAAACAATTAAAATCCCTAAATAGATATTTAAACTTTCTTTGAATGTCCATTGTAACATTTCATATTTGTTATATGTCAATTATAATACATCAGTCcctcaattaaaataatttaccataaatcacaaaaaattccaaatttgtcttccataatttaaaatttcagaAAGAAAAAGTCTTAGgagactaaaaaaaatttaaaattctaaaaaataaaaatatttaaaactcaattaaaagaaatagtCGAAATTGATACTCTTATTTTTAGTGAACTTTTTATTAGATTAGAGTTTTTTGACAATTTATTAGAGTattataatatgaaaaatacTAAATgactatcaaaatttattattttttatcattaatatttaaaaatattaactaaaatatgttgataaatgattaaactaaaaaaattaaattgataattaaaaattatatctacaaaaataataaattttattacctCTCACATTTCTCTTATAATATTAGTTGAAATTTACTCGCATTCTATCAGTTGGTAGAATTACTCTGACAAATTAACGGCTTAAAAACTGAAGAAGATTGTTGAACGGCAAACATAATGAATATGTACGCACATCAAACATCTATctaaattgttttttattttctgaagtACAGAAGGTTGTTGGGTTCTGCTATATATGGATTCAATTGAAGTAGAGTTGAGCATTGAAAGCCAATCAGATAAAATGCAAGCAGAGGGCGTTCACAGCTACGTTGCAGAGTGGCCAATTTCCTGTCTAGCATGGTCAGTCCGCCGTGATAAAGCCCCGCGCCTGGCCATAGGCAGCTACTTGGAAGACTACACCAACAAAGTCGAACTCATTCACTTCAACTACCACACCTTCAACTTCACCACCGATCCTCGTTTGGTGCTGGACCACCCATACGCCCCAACCAACCTCATGTTCTTCCCCTCCGACAACGACACCAACCCCGACCTCCTCGCCACTTCCGGCGACAACCTCAGACTCTGGCAAATTCACCACGACCACATTCAACTCAAGTCCCTCTTAATTGGTAACAAAGTCAGTGACCACTCTGCAATAACGTCGTTTGACTGGGCAGGGTTTGATCCTCGTCTTGTGGCCACTTCTAGCGTCGACACCACGTGCACCATTTGGGACATTGAAAGGGAATCCATGAATGCGCAGCTTGTGGCGCACGATAAAGAGGTGTATGATATTTCATGGGGTGGGCTTAACGTCTTTGCTTCTGTCTCTGGTGATGGTTCTGTTAGGGTGTTTGATCTGAGAGACAAGGAGAAATCGACCATCATTTATGAGAATCCGGTTCAAGATTGTCCCTTGTTGCGTCTCGAATGGAACAAAGGGGATCCCAGGTTTATGGCGACGGTTGGAATGAACAGCAGTAAGGTGGTGGTTATGGATATTAGGCAACCAACAACGCCTTTTATGGAGTTAAGTAAGCATAGGATGAGTGTTAATGGTGTATCGTGGTCCCCGGATATCGGACGACATTTGTGCTCTGTAGGTGATGATTCAACGGCCTTGATTTGGGAGGTGATGGAAACGGGGGTTCAAGGTGGTTGTGGTGATGTAGAGCCTTTGATGTGGTATGGATCAACGGCTGAGATCAATCACGTGTGTTGGTCTCCTATGCAGTGGGACTGGATTGCACTTACACTCTTAAATAATTTGCAACTACTCAAGGTGTAGTTACTTCTTTTTGTAAGGTCAATGGTAGAAAGAATGTTAACAGTAATAATCCAAGAATGCTGCAGTCGACACATATTCATTGCTTACAAATATAAATTTTCTTGTAAttaaagtaatttaaaaaaaatgctgaaggattatcataatttattatcttttattatatttttagttatcaatctaattatttttagtattttaataatatatttttaattcatatttttaaatattaataattatttattaataaaaaataataaattttattaacttaCTCTCTAACattctttatttctaaattcatGAGATATAGAGAGTTTCATAAGAAAATTACTAAAGAGGACATAGTTATGTAAGTTTGGTTACATTTCAACCTCTAAAATaactttatttataaattttaaaaataatttcgcTAAATAACCAACATAAATTTTGTCAATTTCTACCAACTTTAATTGGGTTGGACTTCAAAGtccattttattaaaaaagtcaCATTCTTAATTATTTAAGGTTAATATCTCATATTTACTATTGTAAACTTAATTTACCCAAAACTTTCATCGTGCAGCCACATCTCCtactttatttttaagaaaaaatacgAGAAACTAATGTATATTTTagacaatgtgtacaatagagTTAAATTGACATTAGAATTAAATTAgagacaattaattaattttgaatagtttcgaatttaaaatttgaatcaaatcatgATTTTCGTTAGTtatggtaattaattaattttgagtagttatgacaattaattaattttgagtagTTTCCCATTTAAAATTTCTCGAAGCAAAAGCCGGTACAGTGCTACCACGGTTACCAGTCGCCGTCGGACATCGCACCGACACTCTTCTGACTGGCGCCGTCGTCCGCACAGGCCACCGTATGTAGGGAGGACGCGCATATTGTGTGAGTCGAGCTCGCAGCACCGCACTAACCCGGAAGTCCAGCGCTTCCATCGCAGCCACTTTGTGCCTTCTTCCTGTCGCCAGATGTTCACTTTCTCTGTGAACGTGGATGGTTATTCTTGGGTGTTTAATTGTAGATGATGATTTGCTGGTTATGATTTATACATGTTCACATTGGATATTCGTTTTTGTATGATTTTTGATGTTCACTTTCTCAGTTTTTGTGGATGTTTATTATTCGAGTAATTCAACAAGACCCAGGCAGCAGCGCTGGGATGATGCGAGCGCGGGGTTTGGGGCTACAACTCACGTCGACAACGTTGACAGTTGCAGGTCACAGATGTTCGGCTGCGTGAGGAGTGACGAAGGTTCTTCCGGCGAGGGTGTTGGCGCGAGGAGGCGGAGCGCGACAGTTCCGATCACCAGGAACGGAGGCTACACGTCGCACAGAAACAGAGCGGTGGACGCAGGTTGCTACGCACACAGCGGAGAAGGGGGGATTTTTCTGCGGAACAAACAATGGGATTTTTTGGAGGGTAGGTAATGGTGGGTGATGAAGGGTTAATGTAAAAGAATTTGGGGTAAATTGGGGGTAGATATCACAAAAAACAACTAGAAATTATGGATAATGATGTTTAATTTACATTATTAATACATATTGGGCTAAATAAACAGTCCATTGTATATATTGTATAGATACCTCATTGTCTCCCTAGCAGGACTCTATTTTTAATGGATGTGTCTTCTGCTATGTCTTCTgtttaaaacttgtttgaatatgTCTTTAGTGAATGTGTCTTCTATTGGAAATGTCTTCAATGAATGTGTCTTCTATTAGAAGTGTCTTTAATAAATGTgtcttttgttgaaaatatctTTAATGAATATATCCTTTGTTTTACACTTCTTTAAATGTGTTTTTAATAGATACGTCTTCTATTTAAAACTTATTCAAATGTATCTTTCGTTAGATGTGTCTTTAATAAAATTGTCTTCTATTTAAAACTTGCTTGAGTGTGTCTTTATTAAATGTGTCATTAATTTCATAACTAATTAACAAACTTTTTGCCTCCCAATCATTTCTACAatcttaaattatttataaaaaacgTATACAAGTACAGATTACtaaacatatataataataataataataataattcaaaattgtAACAAGAACTACCTTAACGTTTTGTATATGCTCTTCAGTTATTACAAGGCTCGTACTTTACTAATGTAACATACAAAATGTTACTGGTCCATAATTCATAACTCACCACAAGCCGATTTATGTAATAATTTAGAGCATATCCATCAAGGTTTGgcataaaattgaattaaaaaaataataataaaataaaagatctaTTATCTCTATGATAGATGAGTTATATCCTAAATTAACTACCTTTCATTCATAAGaatcaaactaaataaattcACTTTCATCTTTTAACTACCAACTATACAAGAAATGAAGCATGATCAGTTGTACTTATCCCTCTTTCTACTCATATTTGCTACCTTCTATTCTTACACTAATTCAGGAACAACACCATCTCCAAAAGCTTCATTCACAACATCACCAAAACCATCAGCAACAATCAGACCACAAAATTTCACAAATcaacagaacaagaaaaatcttCATCGGCAACAAAAGATATTATAAACATTATCATAGCAAATGCAAAAAATCATTATTGTGATTACATATCctcaaaatcattttttattttcaactttaaAAGTTTGAGatcacaagaaaaaaataggATGTTACAAGTATTATCAAAGTAAATGCAGAAAATCACTAAATCAACAAAACAAGAATAATCTTCATTTGCAACAAAAGAACACAAGCCccaaaatcaacaaatattACAAATTCTACAAAGACCCACAATTTGTATATTAAAGTAAGCATTAATATACAAAGTCACAACTCATAATCTcagataaaattaatatatatgtgcTACAACAAAACAAGTAAATGCATCACAGATACAAAATTTGAATCGTATATACttgactaaaatttttttcaaatttttagtaaattatCCCTCAATGTATTCTTTAGTGTTAACAAGCTACAAAAAGATCCAtccacacaaaaaaaataatgtcaGTAGCTAGGAACTAAGAATACTAACATGAGTAAACTATACAATAGCAAACAAATAGGGAATGATTCAGAACATGCACTTGCAAATTCGTATAAAAATCAACTGAGATAAAATAACTTGGagaaaaaaaataccataaataTTAGATGATTAAATCATGCTTTAACAATAAACCAACACTTTCTCCTTATTTTGTTTGAGGGGAAGAAAAGGAGGGCTACGGCGGTGGTAAGGGAGGAGGGCTACGGCGGTGATCTACGAACCACGAGGGGAGGAGAGCTGTGACACTGCGAATCCCGACAAGAATGGCGATAATGTGATGGCAGGACTGCGAATCGCGATGAGGATGGTGCCGTGGTAGTCAGTGGAGCTTCGAATCGCGACGAGAATGGCTCTGCGATGGTGGACGACATTGCAAATCGCAAGGGAGGCACTGTGGTGGTTGGAGACAGTGCAAAACGCGAGGGAAGAAGGCACTCTCAAGGGACAACGACAGCGAGAGTGGTTTGAGTAGGGGTGGGGGTGCGGCGCGATGAATAAATCTGAAGAACGGCGAGTGACGCGAGGGCGGGGTGCGGCGCGATGGAGAATGGCGAAGCGAGGGAGAAAGAGGCAATGCCGAGGCTGAGTAAGGTGGCGTTCTCGAAGAGGCAACGTCGACGCCAAAGAGGGAAGGAGAAGGAGGCACAATGCAGAGAGAGTAATGGGTGGGTGgaagaaaaatagaattagGGTAAAATTTGAATAGGATTATTCAAATTCTGATTTTTTACTAAATTCCTAATTGATATAAGAgtaaaggacaaataggtcttTGACCTTTTTTTTCGCAAACATTTTCGTTCTTGAccattgaaaaatacttttaagtccCTAGCGTCCTTAAAAGTTGGACGGATCCATCCCTCCGTCCAAATGCCTCCGTTAGACCCAACGAAAAAGGCTGACGTGGCTCTTGTAATGCTTGTCAGACGTAcgtgtgggtcacgcgtacgcgtcgcctggCAGACTTTCctctcacgcgtacgcatgacacacgcgtacacgtcgccatgaattctccacttcaccatgaattctccacttttgcatactttttttccatttctttcaagccattcttgccttcaaaactttaaatcactcaaataaacatatcaaggcatcgaatgagagaaaagtaaattaaatttaccaATTTAGGGTTGTTTGGCTTAGCGTTTGAAGCATTAAACGTAGGTTTAGTTTTTTTGAAAGTTTCACCTTTTTAATTTggcta
This portion of the Arachis duranensis cultivar V14167 chromosome 6, aradu.V14167.gnm2.J7QH, whole genome shotgun sequence genome encodes:
- the LOC107494027 gene encoding WD repeat-containing protein LWD2-like, which translates into the protein MDSIEVELSIESQSDKMQAEGVHSYVAEWPISCLAWSVRRDKAPRLAIGSYLEDYTNKVELIHFNYHTFNFTTDPRLVLDHPYAPTNLMFFPSDNDTNPDLLATSGDNLRLWQIHHDHIQLKSLLIGNKVSDHSAITSFDWAGFDPRLVATSSVDTTCTIWDIERESMNAQLVAHDKEVYDISWGGLNVFASVSGDGSVRVFDLRDKEKSTIIYENPVQDCPLLRLEWNKGDPRFMATVGMNSSKVVVMDIRQPTTPFMELSKHRMSVNGVSWSPDIGRHLCSVGDDSTALIWEVMETGVQGGCGDVEPLMWYGSTAEINHVCWSPMQWDWIALTLLNNLQLLKV